Proteins encoded together in one Janthinobacterium tructae window:
- a CDS encoding H-NS family nucleoid-associated regulatory protein has product MDLSNLSLSELRTLQDDIKKQMKKREQDDLSKAREQILAIAQSVGVSVKDLVGTGIRAKTGTVAVRYRNPDDATQQWTGRGRQPKWVKEWTDSGKSRDLLKV; this is encoded by the coding sequence ATGGATCTGTCGAACTTATCCCTGTCCGAACTGCGCACCTTGCAGGACGACATCAAGAAGCAAATGAAGAAACGCGAACAGGATGATCTGTCCAAAGCACGCGAGCAAATCCTGGCGATTGCCCAGAGCGTCGGTGTTTCCGTAAAAGATCTGGTTGGTACAGGGATTCGCGCTAAAACGGGGACGGTCGCTGTGCGCTATCGCAATCCGGATGATGCGACGCAGCAATGGACTGGCCGTGGCCGTCAACCGAAATGGGTCAAAGAGTGGACCGATTCTGGCAAGTCGCGCGATCTGCTGAAGGTGTAA
- the smpB gene encoding SsrA-binding protein SmpB: protein MTIADNRKAFHDYFIEDRYEAGIVLEGWEVKAIRDARVQIKEAYVVVRGDELFLFGAHISALPTASTHIHPEAVRTRKLLLHRTEMDKLIGKVERSGYTLVPLNLHYKGGRVKCEIGLAKGKKQHDKRAAERDRDGAREVQAAMKSHRR, encoded by the coding sequence ATGACCATAGCAGACAACAGAAAAGCCTTCCACGACTACTTTATCGAGGATCGCTACGAAGCGGGCATCGTGCTGGAAGGCTGGGAAGTCAAAGCCATCCGCGACGCCCGCGTACAAATCAAGGAAGCCTACGTCGTCGTCCGCGGCGATGAACTCTTCCTGTTCGGCGCGCATATCAGCGCCCTGCCGACCGCCTCCACCCATATCCATCCGGAAGCCGTACGCACGCGCAAGCTGCTGCTGCACCGCACGGAAATGGATAAACTGATCGGCAAGGTGGAACGCTCCGGCTACACGCTGGTGCCGCTCAACCTGCACTACAAGGGCGGCCGCGTGAAATGCGAAATCGGCCTGGCCAAGGGCAAGAAACAGCACGACAAGCGGGCAGCCGAGCGCGACCGCGATGGCGCGCGCGAAGTGCAGGCGGCAATGAAGTCACACCGCCGTTGA
- a CDS encoding type II toxin-antitoxin system RatA family toxin gives MAVVHKSVFLGYSAEQMFALVAAVEDYPKFLPWCGAVEVRERGENTVVASVGIHYHGVRQSFTTSNENVPPTSIKMKLVDGPFKTLDGVWTFKALREDACKIELDLHYEFSSRVLEQIIGPVFGMIANSMVDSFCKRAETVYG, from the coding sequence ATGGCAGTAGTACATAAATCAGTTTTTCTCGGTTATAGCGCCGAACAAATGTTCGCGCTGGTGGCGGCGGTGGAGGATTATCCCAAATTCCTGCCCTGGTGCGGTGCGGTCGAGGTTCGCGAGCGGGGCGAGAACACGGTTGTCGCCAGCGTGGGCATACATTACCACGGCGTGCGCCAAAGCTTCACCACGTCCAACGAGAACGTGCCGCCGACCTCCATCAAGATGAAGCTGGTGGACGGTCCTTTCAAGACCCTCGATGGCGTGTGGACCTTCAAGGCCCTGCGTGAAGATGCCTGCAAAATCGAACTGGACCTGCACTACGAGTTTTCCAGCCGCGTGCTCGAACAGATCATCGGCCCCGTCTTCGGCATGATCGCCAACAGCATGGTCGACTCCTTCTGCAAGCGCGCGGAGACCGTGTATGGCTGA
- a CDS encoding RnfH family protein, giving the protein MAEAGITVQVCYALPDSTFLRSVCVPAGTTIEQAVAQSGLLQAIPGIDLAVNMVGIYGKRKPLDSVLHEHDRVEVYRPLQADPKEARRRRASGKSAKD; this is encoded by the coding sequence ATGGCTGAAGCGGGCATCACGGTGCAGGTTTGCTACGCGCTGCCGGACAGCACCTTTCTGCGCTCCGTGTGCGTACCTGCAGGCACCACCATCGAGCAGGCGGTGGCGCAGAGCGGCTTGCTGCAGGCTATCCCCGGCATCGACCTGGCCGTGAACATGGTCGGCATCTATGGCAAGCGCAAGCCGCTCGATAGCGTATTGCACGAGCATGACCGGGTTGAAGTGTACCGTCCCTTGCAGGCCGACCCGAAAGAGGCGCGCCGACGCCGTGCCAGTGGCAAGTCAGCGAAGGATTGA
- a CDS encoding Arm DNA-binding domain-containing protein: MYRGTECRETLKLAHSKANIKYAERLRGEILNAIALGNFSYAKYFPESTQLKKFGLQPRGKDVTVGDLLKQQFEIYERILAPSTLKSYKRVLNKILLEQWGDTLLTELTPAALRTWIVDLSLKATSVRQILIPLRGALELAINDDLIDSNPLDRVKLQKTLDRDAYKAEYEVDPFSAQEIAAILDAAQGQARNVFQFAFYTGMRPSEYIALRWESIDWAGFKAKVERSRVMGESREELKTRAGRRLVDLRRGAVAALVAQKQHSFLAGGLVFLDPATGQGWDNTQRLSLFWAAMIKKAQVRYRNPYQTRHTFASTLLSTGTNAMYVAKQMGHTDTTMITRTYGRWVEQEGGVLPDQYCKMTDGLKAGAA, encoded by the coding sequence ATGTACCGGGGCACTGAGTGCAGGGAAACGCTGAAGCTCGCGCACAGCAAGGCAAACATCAAATACGCCGAGCGGCTGCGCGGCGAGATCCTGAACGCAATTGCGCTGGGCAATTTTAGCTATGCCAAGTACTTCCCCGAATCGACGCAACTGAAGAAGTTCGGCTTGCAACCTCGGGGCAAGGATGTAACCGTTGGCGACCTGCTTAAACAGCAGTTCGAAATCTATGAGCGGATCCTCGCGCCCAGCACGTTGAAGAGCTACAAACGGGTGCTCAACAAAATACTACTGGAACAATGGGGCGACACGCTGCTCACTGAGCTTACGCCCGCCGCGCTGCGCACATGGATTGTCGATCTTTCGCTGAAGGCCACCTCCGTCAGACAAATTCTCATCCCGCTGCGCGGCGCGCTGGAGCTTGCGATAAACGACGACCTGATTGATTCCAACCCGCTCGACCGGGTGAAATTGCAAAAAACGCTGGACCGCGACGCCTACAAGGCTGAATACGAAGTGGATCCTTTTTCCGCGCAGGAGATTGCGGCCATTCTCGATGCCGCCCAGGGCCAGGCCCGCAATGTCTTTCAGTTTGCCTTCTACACGGGCATGCGCCCAAGTGAATACATCGCGCTGCGCTGGGAATCGATCGATTGGGCCGGATTCAAGGCGAAGGTGGAGCGTTCGCGCGTGATGGGTGAATCGCGCGAGGAACTAAAGACGCGCGCCGGGCGCCGCTTGGTCGACCTGCGGCGCGGCGCTGTCGCGGCGCTGGTTGCACAGAAACAACATAGCTTCCTTGCTGGTGGCCTTGTGTTCCTTGATCCGGCCACAGGCCAAGGCTGGGACAACACACAGCGCCTGAGCCTCTTCTGGGCGGCAATGATCAAGAAGGCCCAGGTCCGCTACCGAAATCCGTATCAAACGAGGCACACATTCGCGTCGACGCTGCTATCGACGGGCACCAATGCAATGTACGTGGCAAAGCAAATGGGGCATACCGATACGACGATGATCACAAGAACTTACGGTCGCTGGGTTGAGCAGGAAGGCGGCGTGTTGCCTGATCAGTATTGCAAAATGACTGATGGGCTAAAGGCAGGGGCTGCCTAG
- a CDS encoding DNA translocase FtsK — translation MAETAEGAIKSALTLAKELPGGSQSADLLLVAAVEIMEPSPRPAKGHEPVREQRQVLSLNDHIAGQLAQRGLTMHDLEPRAADAVPPGDGSTTDPLYDQAVEVVRTQQRASISLVQRHLRIGYNRAARLIETLEQLGVVGAMEPNGHREVLEQVVAT, via the coding sequence ATGGCGGAAACCGCCGAGGGCGCGATTAAATCGGCGCTGACGCTGGCCAAGGAGCTGCCTGGCGGCTCGCAATCCGCCGACCTGCTGCTGGTAGCCGCCGTTGAGATCATGGAACCTAGCCCACGGCCAGCCAAAGGCCATGAGCCCGTGCGCGAACAGCGCCAGGTGCTGTCGCTGAATGATCATATCGCCGGCCAACTCGCACAGCGAGGCCTCACGATGCACGACCTGGAGCCCAGGGCCGCCGACGCCGTACCTCCCGGTGACGGCAGCACGACCGATCCGCTGTACGACCAAGCCGTCGAAGTCGTGCGCACGCAGCAGCGAGCATCGATATCGCTGGTGCAGCGCCACCTGCGCATCGGCTACAACCGTGCAGCCCGGCTGATCGAAACGCTGGAACAACTGGGAGTTGTCGGGGCGATGGAGCCGAACGGCCACCGCGAGGTGCTGGAGCAGGTAGTAGCAACATGA
- a CDS encoding recombination protein NinB → MTKQTYFLVHDEARRRAVEFAKTAPPGWMVVFSEPKKKRAQEEKYHAMIGEIAKQVEHIGRKWDADDMKRLLVDEFADEMRLAGTPLHHDGRVTPSFDGRRIVQLGVQTSDFYVKEAAQFIEFLYAFGAARGVVFSE, encoded by the coding sequence ATGACGAAGCAAACCTACTTCCTCGTGCACGACGAAGCGCGGCGCCGGGCGGTCGAATTTGCCAAAACCGCGCCGCCCGGCTGGATGGTGGTGTTTTCCGAGCCGAAAAAGAAGCGCGCCCAGGAAGAAAAGTACCACGCGATGATCGGCGAGATCGCCAAGCAGGTCGAGCACATCGGGCGCAAGTGGGATGCGGACGACATGAAGCGGCTGCTGGTGGACGAGTTTGCCGACGAAATGCGCCTGGCCGGCACGCCACTGCACCACGACGGGCGCGTGACACCCAGCTTCGACGGGCGCCGCATCGTGCAGCTGGGCGTACAGACCAGCGACTTCTACGTGAAGGAAGCCGCTCAGTTCATTGAATTTTTGTATGCCTTCGGTGCCGCGCGCGGCGTCGTGTTCTCAGAATAA
- a CDS encoding KTSC domain-containing protein codes for MSTTPQIVMHQVESSQFAAIGHVPELNVLAIQFHPKKSTGQSDIYHYQNFSADLFAEFLGAESQGSFFIQRIKKFAAQFPYSKIDQAAFNHAAPQPAVKPASLAEAAPVKLSKELLAGLLTGREYGKEMAKEEEMQAKAAGLIVIFGASDDLMEFRGFVDDERGAPTIALIDAKGLLPFREDVQHDDDALKDYFARAPQVRAVDALWAKEDGYSWTYRTDVPHATFEIVEGGEPYCRGIVIDVADLGGAA; via the coding sequence GTGAGCACCACACCTCAAATCGTCATGCACCAGGTCGAGTCCAGCCAATTTGCAGCCATCGGCCACGTGCCAGAACTGAACGTGCTGGCCATCCAGTTCCACCCGAAGAAGTCAACCGGCCAGAGCGACATTTACCACTACCAGAATTTCAGCGCCGATCTGTTCGCCGAATTCTTGGGCGCCGAATCGCAAGGCTCGTTCTTTATCCAGCGCATTAAGAAGTTTGCTGCTCAGTTTCCCTACTCGAAGATCGATCAGGCGGCTTTCAACCACGCCGCGCCACAGCCGGCCGTCAAACCGGCCAGCTTGGCCGAAGCCGCCCCAGTCAAGCTGAGCAAAGAACTGCTGGCCGGCCTGCTGACTGGCCGCGAATACGGCAAGGAAATGGCGAAGGAAGAAGAAATGCAGGCCAAGGCCGCCGGCCTGATCGTGATCTTCGGCGCCAGCGACGACCTGATGGAGTTCCGTGGCTTCGTGGACGACGAGCGCGGCGCGCCGACCATCGCTCTGATTGACGCCAAGGGCTTGCTGCCGTTCCGCGAGGATGTTCAGCACGACGACGATGCGCTCAAAGACTATTTCGCCCGGGCGCCGCAGGTGCGCGCCGTGGATGCCCTTTGGGCCAAGGAAGACGGCTACAGCTGGACCTACCGCACCGACGTGCCGCACGCCACCTTCGAAATCGTGGAAGGCGGCGAGCCGTACTGCCGCGGCATCGTGATCGACGTGGCCGACCTGGGCGGGGCAGCGTGA
- a CDS encoding lambda exonuclease family protein codes for MIILTCEQGSPEWHAARAGVITASMFVVARAKLKSGANKGQPTSAANDYAFRLAIERISGMPLDEGFETYAMRRGHDLEPAARHEHEVQSGHVVERAGFVLTEDRLFGASADGLIGDDGGSEYKCLISPERLRDVLINGDFSEFMDQVQGCMWITGRRWWDFCLYCPALAPVGKELWFRRVERDDAYIDAMVLDLVDFEKLVTENETILRMKEAA; via the coding sequence ATGATCATCCTTACCTGCGAGCAAGGAAGCCCCGAATGGCATGCCGCCCGAGCCGGGGTAATCACCGCCAGCATGTTTGTGGTGGCGCGTGCCAAGCTGAAATCGGGTGCAAACAAAGGCCAGCCCACGTCAGCAGCCAATGATTACGCCTTCCGCCTGGCCATCGAGCGCATCAGCGGCATGCCGCTCGACGAAGGATTCGAAACCTATGCCATGCGACGCGGCCATGACTTGGAGCCGGCCGCACGCCATGAGCACGAGGTGCAAAGCGGTCACGTTGTTGAACGCGCTGGCTTTGTCCTTACCGAAGATCGCTTGTTTGGAGCCAGTGCGGACGGGCTGATCGGCGATGACGGAGGCAGCGAATACAAATGCCTGATCTCACCCGAACGCCTCCGCGACGTTCTGATAAACGGCGATTTCAGCGAATTCATGGACCAGGTGCAGGGCTGCATGTGGATCACGGGCCGCCGCTGGTGGGATTTCTGCCTGTACTGCCCTGCTCTGGCTCCAGTCGGCAAAGAGCTGTGGTTCCGTCGCGTCGAGCGCGACGACGCCTACATCGACGCGATGGTGCTCGACCTGGTCGATTTTGAAAAACTGGTTACTGAAAACGAAACAATTTTACGAATGAAGGAGGCAGCATGA
- a CDS encoding RecT family recombinase: MNAVTQESRTVMQATQYDQGDMPVVATSSAALILDSASMDSMMRLADIMAKGRATIPEHLRGSPADCAAVIMQAIQWRMNPFAVAQKTHLVNGALGYEAQLVNAVIQSSGVTRDRFNYEWYGPWEKIIGKSKVCTAPAKGTKGAADYKKEYQFRVPDYDLKDEDGLGVRIWATLRGEAEPRVLELLLVQASVRNSPLWATDPKQQLAYLAVKRWTRLYSPDVILGVYTPDELDEGNREARDITPDTGGMRAPAPAQASQALIDAAEAAAGKGVTAYQKFWTDTGVPNRKALAADHERLKAKAVAADQSRTVDAAPVASATPPPLSPEMEELAADLGAVADEGLEAFVGAWDRLSKTTQDKLAGAYPAMKARAEAVEVSK; encoded by the coding sequence ATGAACGCAGTTACGCAAGAAAGCCGCACCGTCATGCAGGCAACGCAATACGATCAGGGCGACATGCCCGTAGTGGCCACCAGCAGCGCCGCGCTGATTCTGGACAGCGCAAGTATGGACAGCATGATGCGCTTGGCCGACATCATGGCCAAAGGCCGCGCCACTATCCCGGAGCACTTGCGCGGCAGCCCGGCCGACTGCGCCGCCGTCATCATGCAGGCCATCCAGTGGCGCATGAATCCCTTTGCAGTGGCGCAGAAAACGCACTTGGTCAACGGCGCGCTGGGCTACGAGGCGCAGCTGGTAAATGCCGTGATTCAGTCGAGCGGTGTCACGCGGGACCGCTTCAACTACGAATGGTATGGCCCTTGGGAAAAGATCATCGGTAAATCCAAGGTCTGCACCGCGCCGGCGAAGGGCACGAAGGGCGCTGCTGACTACAAGAAAGAATATCAGTTCCGCGTGCCGGACTACGACCTCAAGGATGAGGATGGCCTGGGCGTGCGCATCTGGGCGACGTTACGCGGTGAAGCTGAGCCACGCGTGCTCGAACTGCTGCTGGTGCAGGCCAGTGTGCGTAATTCCCCGCTGTGGGCGACCGACCCGAAACAGCAGCTGGCGTACTTGGCCGTGAAACGCTGGACCCGCCTCTACTCCCCCGATGTGATCCTGGGTGTCTACACCCCCGACGAGCTGGACGAAGGCAACCGCGAGGCGCGCGATATTACGCCGGATACCGGAGGCATGCGCGCACCAGCGCCAGCCCAGGCATCGCAAGCATTGATCGACGCGGCCGAAGCGGCCGCAGGCAAAGGCGTAACTGCGTATCAAAAATTCTGGACTGACACTGGCGTACCGAACCGGAAAGCCCTGGCTGCCGATCACGAAAGACTGAAAGCAAAAGCTGTGGCTGCCGATCAAAGCCGTACGGTTGATGCGGCGCCGGTGGCCAGTGCAACCCCTCCCCCACTCTCGCCTGAAATGGAAGAGTTGGCTGCCGACCTTGGCGCGGTCGCTGACGAGGGCCTGGAAGCATTTGTTGGCGCTTGGGATCGGCTCTCCAAGACCACGCAGGACAAGTTGGCCGGCGCCTACCCTGCAATGAAGGCACGCGCAGAAGCTGTCGAGGTGTCCAAATGA